The DNA sequence TCACCTTTTTTTAGCTTTCTGACGAGCTTTTTATATTGCTGACGCTCAAAACTTTTTCCAGACTGCTTGTCTATGTAGATATTTTTAGGAAGCACGTTTCTTTTTGAGAGTTCGACAATCTGCCGTTCTTCATTCTGGTCTATACTTGACACTCGTACATATCCATAAATCTCTGCCATTTATTATCAATCCTCCTTTGCTATGGATATAGAAAAGTATCATAAACAAAAAAGCACCTTACTGTAAAAGTAAAATGCTTTATAGAAAAATATATTCACTTGTTATTATCTTTCCATTTCTGCCTTTAAGAAGCTACGCCTTATCCCACAGCTTGTAAAGAGCGTTGACACATTGCGTTGCAACAGGCTCTTGACACGCCGTGAACTAAGACATTGATAGCGAACAAGCAGAAATGAGATAGTATGTTGTTTCACGACATAGAAAAAGACGCTCTATTTCAAGCGTCGATTTCTTATAACTCTGTATTTCTCTTTATAAGTCGTTACATCAGGCTCTTTCATTTGTTGTAATTTCGTTGTAAATTTCCTTATTTTCTTCTTGCTATTTTGCTGATAGATACTGTATTTATGCGGTATTCCTCAATTTGGTATCTGTTTTTGGCACAAAAAAAGAAAGCTCGTCGATTAGGACGAACTTCTGTGTTTTATGGAAGTATTTGCTTTGACTGCTTCACAAGTGTATCTATAACTTCATAAATTCTGTTTCTATCTTCAGGAGCAAGTTTTTCAAGTTTCTCATTCAGCATAGAGTTCTTGACTGTGTATCCCGTTTCCAAAACATCTGTAAGAACCATATCCGATGATACACCTAAAGCATTTAGTATCTTTATGAAAGTTTCGAGT is a window from the Lachnospiraceae bacterium GAM79 genome containing:
- a CDS encoding helix-turn-helix domain-containing protein, with protein sequence MKLDTIGKNIRKFRLAKKLRQEDLAEKTDLTTNYIGMVERGEKIPSLETFIKILNALGVSSDMVLTDVLETGYTVKNSMLNEKLEKLAPEDRNRIYEVIDTLVKQSKQILP